A single window of Rhodococcus jostii RHA1 DNA harbors:
- a CDS encoding DUF2537 domain-containing protein, translated as MLHPHSPYPQPTGTPWFTGLLVAGFAAVVVAVAIMAFGSQLARIHLALAVVLELVVVAGVAPSVWRLRRTPVWRWLVYGAAAGVVAGWTALLVGVA; from the coding sequence ATGCTGCACCCTCATTCCCCGTATCCGCAGCCGACGGGAACACCGTGGTTCACGGGACTTCTCGTGGCCGGGTTCGCCGCGGTAGTGGTGGCGGTCGCGATCATGGCCTTCGGCTCGCAGCTCGCCCGGATCCACCTCGCCCTGGCGGTGGTCCTCGAACTCGTCGTGGTCGCCGGGGTCGCACCGTCGGTGTGGCGACTGCGCCGGACGCCGGTCTGGCGGTGGCTGGTGTACGGGGCCGCCGCCGGAGTTGTCGCCGGCTGGACGGCGCTGCTCGTCGGCGTCGCCTGA
- a CDS encoding BMP family protein, which translates to MNTTLSARARTLVPALCAAATLAATLTACGSSDAGTASGDTLRVGVFFPGSVSDTGFMESGYLGYQRLEETLGDRVELSYVEQVAAADYQQALVRFATANDLVVSLGGQTDADVRKVAPQFPDVKFVEIGGPADASPLPNLAYYDPQQAEAEFLSGAVAATASKTPSVSFVGGVELPAIVNAAKAFGNGAEFARPGTQVLTPQYLGDFNDPAKAKQAALANYGAGAGAVGQIVNLGKSGLEQAAAQSGALMVGGPIPGDCSNPAYVGYVHTDIGKEVEYAVQSTLDGTWKAENVAFGLTSPNGGTDFVLCSADPAVADALGKAKTALATGAVEPYRAG; encoded by the coding sequence GTGAACACGACCCTCTCCGCCCGAGCCCGAACCCTCGTCCCCGCGCTGTGCGCGGCCGCGACTCTCGCAGCTACCCTGACGGCCTGCGGGTCGTCGGACGCAGGCACCGCCTCCGGTGACACCCTCCGCGTCGGGGTGTTCTTCCCCGGCTCCGTCTCCGACACGGGCTTCATGGAATCGGGGTATCTCGGCTACCAGCGTCTCGAGGAAACCCTCGGTGACCGGGTGGAGCTGAGTTACGTCGAGCAGGTCGCCGCCGCCGACTACCAGCAGGCCCTGGTGCGCTTCGCGACGGCGAACGACCTCGTCGTCTCGCTCGGCGGTCAGACGGACGCCGACGTCCGCAAGGTCGCACCCCAGTTCCCCGACGTGAAATTCGTCGAGATCGGCGGACCCGCCGACGCGTCCCCGCTGCCGAATCTCGCCTACTACGACCCGCAGCAGGCGGAGGCCGAGTTCCTCAGCGGAGCGGTCGCGGCGACGGCGTCCAAGACCCCGTCCGTATCGTTCGTCGGCGGCGTCGAACTGCCCGCCATCGTGAACGCCGCGAAGGCCTTCGGCAACGGCGCCGAGTTCGCGCGGCCCGGCACCCAGGTGCTCACCCCGCAGTACCTGGGCGATTTCAACGACCCGGCCAAGGCGAAGCAGGCCGCGCTCGCCAACTACGGCGCCGGCGCGGGCGCGGTGGGGCAGATCGTGAACCTCGGCAAGTCCGGGCTGGAACAGGCCGCCGCGCAGTCGGGCGCGCTGATGGTGGGCGGCCCGATTCCCGGCGACTGCTCGAACCCCGCCTACGTCGGCTACGTGCACACCGACATCGGCAAGGAAGTGGAATACGCCGTCCAGTCCACCCTGGACGGAACGTGGAAGGCCGAGAACGTGGCGTTCGGCCTGACGTCACCGAACGGCGGCACCGACTTCGTGCTCTGCAGCGCCGACCCCGCCGTCGCCGACGCACTCGGCAAGGCGAAGACCGCCCTGGCCACCGGTGCCGTCGAGCCCTACCGAGCGGGCTGA
- a CDS encoding AAA family ATPase, with translation MSDSTPTVGSPAELARALDATGYLADDGVAMAAFLAIRMGRPLFCEGEPGTGKTSLAAALSEAFGLPLIRLQCHEGIDAAQALYDWDFPRQLLHLRTLEAASDGLLEADTVERSLYTERFLLARPLLRALTEAPCVLLVDEIDRADDEFEAFLLQVLDENAVTIPELGEVRAATPPLVVLTSNRTREVHDALKRRCLYHWLEHPDLAREVAILRRRIPGIGAELAGQVARAVHSLREMELLKPPGVAESLDWARALRELDRDVLDAETAAATLGAVLKYREDLERVARAGLDRLLAR, from the coding sequence GTGAGTGATTCCACGCCGACGGTCGGTTCGCCTGCGGAACTGGCGCGGGCGCTCGACGCCACCGGATACCTCGCCGACGACGGCGTCGCGATGGCCGCGTTCCTCGCCATACGTATGGGACGTCCGCTGTTCTGCGAGGGCGAACCCGGCACCGGCAAGACGTCGCTCGCAGCCGCATTGTCGGAGGCGTTCGGACTGCCGCTGATCCGCCTGCAATGCCATGAGGGCATCGACGCCGCGCAGGCGCTCTACGACTGGGACTTCCCGCGACAGTTGCTGCACTTGCGGACGCTGGAGGCGGCGAGCGACGGCCTGCTCGAGGCCGACACGGTCGAACGTTCGCTGTACACCGAGCGGTTCCTGCTGGCGCGCCCCTTGCTGCGGGCCCTCACCGAAGCGCCGTGTGTGCTGCTCGTCGACGAGATCGACCGCGCCGACGACGAGTTCGAGGCATTCCTGCTGCAGGTGCTCGACGAGAATGCCGTCACCATCCCCGAACTCGGCGAGGTGCGGGCGGCGACACCGCCGCTGGTGGTGCTCACCTCCAACCGCACCCGTGAGGTGCACGACGCCCTCAAACGCCGCTGCCTGTACCACTGGCTCGAACACCCCGATCTGGCGCGGGAGGTCGCGATCCTGCGCCGCCGCATCCCCGGCATCGGGGCCGAACTCGCCGGTCAGGTCGCCCGGGCCGTCCACTCCCTGCGTGAGATGGAACTGCTCAAGCCGCCGGGAGTGGCCGAGTCGCTGGACTGGGCCCGCGCACTGCGGGAACTCGATCGGGACGTGCTGGACGCGGAGACCGCCGCCGCGACGCTCGGCGCGGTCCTCAAGTACCGCGAGGACCTCGAACGGGTGGCCCGTGCCGGACTGGACCGGCTCCTGGCGAGATGA
- a CDS encoding GntR family transcriptional regulator produces MNGATDASAPKSLRETAYEELARRIVNLQLAPGQRLIERDLAAELQVSRIPLREALQQLQTDGLVVIVPRRGAIVAPFGVDEVRDLFDVRESLEVLAARLAAQRADDSHLTSLRDQLTAARSATARDDKPAIAAANAAFHAVIVEMSGSPLLQSMLQPLATRVQWLFHLTKERDPGQQCDEHAELYEAIAAGDADRAAEIAYRHVASGREPSLALAEHWSAPAIDPVEATRTRQRTPRRKGRSRNDEA; encoded by the coding sequence GTGAACGGTGCAACCGACGCGTCGGCGCCGAAGTCACTGCGCGAGACCGCGTACGAAGAACTGGCCAGGCGCATCGTCAACCTGCAGCTCGCGCCGGGCCAGCGCCTGATCGAACGCGACCTCGCCGCGGAACTGCAGGTGTCCCGGATCCCGCTGCGCGAGGCCCTGCAACAGCTCCAGACCGACGGACTCGTCGTGATCGTCCCGCGGCGCGGAGCGATCGTCGCCCCGTTCGGCGTCGACGAGGTCCGCGACCTCTTCGACGTCCGCGAAAGCCTCGAGGTGCTCGCGGCCCGGCTCGCCGCGCAGCGAGCGGACGACTCCCACCTCACGTCACTGCGCGACCAACTCACCGCGGCGCGTTCGGCCACAGCGCGCGACGACAAGCCCGCCATCGCCGCCGCGAACGCCGCATTCCACGCCGTCATCGTGGAGATGTCCGGCAGTCCGCTGCTGCAGTCGATGCTGCAACCTCTCGCGACGCGCGTGCAGTGGTTGTTCCACCTCACCAAGGAACGCGATCCCGGTCAGCAATGTGACGAGCACGCCGAGTTGTACGAGGCCATTGCTGCGGGCGACGCCGACCGCGCCGCCGAGATCGCGTACCGGCACGTCGCGTCGGGCCGCGAACCCAGCCTCGCGCTGGCCGAACACTGGTCTGCACCGGCGATCGACCCGGTCGAAGCCACCCGCACGAGGCAGCGCACACCCCGCAGGAAGGGCCGATCACGAAACGACGAAGCCTAG
- a CDS encoding SDR family NAD(P)-dependent oxidoreductase translates to MKQLQGRTALVTGASGGLGRVVARALAREGVAVAVSGRREDRLAEVVGELRALGVRAEAVPADLNRLGELDSLVERAEAAVGPLDLLVNNAGVENVSAFTRLEPGELTAMVDVNLTAPLLLTRRVVPGMLGRGRGHVVFISSLAAKIGPAYCAPYAATKAGLIGLTQSLRAEYAGSPVGFSVVCPGFIAGDGMYQRMTERGIRAGRITGETSTDKVAAAVIRAIQRDRPEIVESGAPIRPLLALAQIAPGLVERAAARFGATAMFRRLSEDRGRVEPEG, encoded by the coding sequence ATGAAGCAACTGCAGGGACGCACGGCTCTGGTGACCGGCGCCTCCGGCGGTCTCGGCCGCGTCGTCGCCCGGGCCCTCGCCCGGGAGGGCGTCGCCGTCGCGGTGTCCGGGCGGCGTGAGGACCGACTCGCGGAAGTCGTCGGAGAATTGCGTGCGCTCGGTGTGCGCGCCGAGGCCGTGCCCGCGGACCTGAACCGACTCGGTGAGCTCGATTCGCTGGTCGAACGCGCCGAGGCGGCGGTCGGTCCCCTCGACCTCCTCGTGAACAATGCCGGCGTGGAGAACGTCTCGGCCTTCACCCGACTCGAGCCCGGCGAACTCACCGCGATGGTCGACGTGAATCTCACCGCGCCACTGCTTCTCACGCGCCGAGTGGTGCCCGGGATGCTGGGCCGCGGTCGCGGTCACGTGGTGTTCATCTCGTCGCTGGCGGCGAAGATCGGTCCGGCGTACTGCGCGCCGTATGCGGCGACGAAGGCCGGGCTGATCGGTCTCACCCAGTCGCTGCGCGCGGAGTACGCGGGCTCGCCCGTCGGCTTCTCCGTCGTGTGTCCCGGATTCATCGCGGGCGACGGCATGTACCAGCGGATGACGGAACGCGGAATCAGGGCCGGCCGGATCACGGGCGAGACCAGCACCGACAAGGTCGCGGCCGCCGTGATCCGGGCAATCCAGCGTGACCGGCCCGAAATCGTGGAGAGCGGAGCACCGATCCGCCCGCTGCTCGCGCTGGCGCAGATCGCGCCGGGACTCGTCGAACGGGCGGCCGCGAGATTCGGTGCCACCGCGATGTTCCGGCGGTTGAGCGAGGACCGCGGCAGGGTGGAGCCGGAGGGTTGA
- a CDS encoding ABC transporter permease gives MIDTVSDIAVSGVGFALPILVAASGELVSERAGVLNLSLEGMMLTGAFASVLGAVTTGSAVGGLAAGLAAGLLFGLLQALLSVTLRADQIVVGIASNALALGVTTYGARLLLADGKGQNAPGFAALEIPLLHRIPILGPALFSQTALGYLCIAVVGLLAVILSRRTRTGLVVDAVGEDAKSADWSGLPVRKVRYLCVLVAGLVAGLAGAQLALSEVRSFSDNMTAGIGYLAVVAVIAGRWRALGVICASVFFGIAQALQFALPALGVSVPFALLVMLPYVIAIVAVSGFLRNSRSPANLTVAFARTS, from the coding sequence ATGATCGACACGGTGTCGGACATCGCCGTCAGCGGCGTGGGATTCGCACTCCCGATCCTGGTGGCCGCGAGCGGGGAACTGGTGAGCGAGCGGGCAGGCGTGCTGAACCTCAGCCTCGAGGGCATGATGCTGACCGGGGCGTTCGCCAGCGTGCTCGGCGCCGTCACCACCGGATCCGCGGTGGGCGGTCTCGCGGCCGGACTGGCGGCCGGGTTGCTGTTCGGGCTGCTGCAGGCATTGCTGAGCGTCACGTTGCGGGCCGACCAGATCGTGGTGGGCATCGCGAGCAACGCCCTCGCGCTCGGTGTCACCACCTACGGCGCCCGGCTGCTGCTCGCGGACGGCAAGGGGCAGAACGCCCCGGGATTCGCGGCACTCGAGATCCCGCTGTTGCACCGGATCCCGATCCTCGGACCGGCTCTCTTCTCCCAGACGGCACTCGGCTACCTCTGCATCGCCGTGGTCGGGCTGCTGGCCGTCATCCTGTCGCGCCGGACGCGGACCGGTCTCGTCGTCGACGCGGTCGGGGAGGACGCCAAGTCGGCCGACTGGAGTGGACTGCCGGTGCGGAAGGTCCGCTACCTGTGCGTGCTCGTCGCGGGACTGGTGGCGGGCTTGGCCGGGGCGCAGCTCGCGCTGTCCGAGGTGCGGTCGTTCAGCGACAACATGACCGCCGGAATCGGATACCTGGCCGTCGTGGCCGTGATCGCGGGCAGGTGGCGCGCACTCGGCGTGATCTGCGCGTCCGTGTTCTTCGGGATCGCGCAGGCGCTCCAGTTCGCGTTGCCCGCCCTCGGTGTCAGCGTGCCGTTCGCCCTGCTCGTCATGTTGCCCTACGTGATCGCGATCGTCGCGGTCAGTGGATTCCTCCGCAACAGCCGCTCACCCGCAAACCTGACCGTCGCGTTCGCGCGCACGTCCTGA
- a CDS encoding DUF6928 family protein translates to MTVGAKVSTIWYVDVPDPAAVLRGHPEPDPGAAQQLASRLYPDLVATPTGPVPLAEAARLDSAGTVHIGSYPGVTVVCGPDLAVPRPSTLPETRVRPTEFAKTYYVASKPDIAWGSFAMWEDGHLTRSFSATPVHIHEDLGLPLVWERPFWAGDFPLKHPAGVLPDPQSLPFHPQQFAEGANREWLGFRYTGAPEDTETDPKALIVLGFTVHPPGEGPEVEPPAEVEQAEVEQPAPAPGPVAAPAPPTARKGGLLRRYFGF, encoded by the coding sequence ATGACCGTGGGGGCCAAGGTATCAACGATCTGGTACGTCGACGTCCCCGACCCTGCGGCTGTGCTGCGCGGCCACCCGGAGCCTGATCCGGGCGCAGCGCAGCAACTCGCCTCCCGTCTCTATCCCGACCTGGTGGCCACCCCCACCGGCCCGGTTCCGCTGGCCGAGGCCGCACGGCTCGACTCCGCCGGGACCGTGCACATCGGTTCCTACCCCGGCGTCACCGTCGTATGCGGACCCGATCTGGCCGTCCCCCGGCCGTCGACTCTGCCCGAAACACGCGTCCGGCCCACCGAATTCGCAAAGACGTACTACGTGGCGTCCAAGCCGGACATCGCGTGGGGCTCGTTCGCGATGTGGGAGGACGGGCACCTGACGCGGTCGTTCAGCGCGACGCCGGTTCACATCCACGAGGACCTCGGCCTCCCCCTGGTGTGGGAGAGGCCGTTCTGGGCGGGCGACTTTCCGCTGAAACATCCGGCGGGTGTCCTGCCCGACCCGCAGTCGCTGCCGTTCCACCCGCAGCAGTTCGCCGAGGGCGCCAACCGGGAATGGCTGGGCTTCCGGTACACGGGCGCCCCCGAGGACACCGAGACCGACCCGAAGGCGCTCATCGTGCTCGGCTTCACCGTTCACCCGCCCGGCGAGGGTCCCGAGGTCGAGCCTCCCGCCGAGGTGGAACAAGCAGAGGTGGAACAACCCGCCCCCGCACCCGGCCCGGTGGCCGCGCCCGCTCCGCCGACGGCCCGCAAAGGCGGACTCCTCCGCCGCTACTTCGGGTTCTGA
- a CDS encoding ABC transporter permease, which produces MTRLRTWAHHPLPVAIAAIALAGLVGVLLAAAAGATVTETAEALSEGMFGSSYAIGVSLNTAAVLALVAAGFTVAHRAGLVNVGGEGQLCVGGIAATAVGTTLGAGTPAPIAVTAVLLAAAGAGWAWAAIAAYLRVRRGTSEIITTLLLNFVGLALVLLMVHEPSLLRQPVTSSETLPQSAPLIESAHLPLLGIERSPGTIALWIAVVAVLIVGVVLRRTAVGVRLRSVGLNPDASARLGLQVGRLRFLSLSSAGAFSGLAGGILVATAPFVLVEGFSSGYGFSGLVVGLLARGSMLAVGAVSLLLGFLVSGGINLQLAAGVPASTVSIVESLMIILIAGAVLWTATGRRSRSAAAPTAKTHDVPDLAGAKK; this is translated from the coding sequence ATGACTCGACTTCGAACCTGGGCACATCACCCACTTCCGGTGGCGATCGCCGCGATCGCCCTCGCGGGACTCGTCGGAGTGCTCCTCGCCGCGGCCGCGGGTGCCACCGTGACCGAGACCGCCGAAGCGCTGTCCGAGGGGATGTTCGGCAGCAGCTACGCGATCGGAGTCTCGCTCAACACTGCTGCGGTGCTGGCTCTCGTCGCGGCCGGATTCACCGTCGCGCACCGGGCCGGACTGGTGAACGTCGGCGGTGAGGGCCAGCTGTGCGTCGGGGGCATCGCCGCGACCGCGGTCGGCACCACGCTGGGGGCGGGCACTCCCGCGCCGATCGCCGTCACCGCGGTTCTCCTCGCCGCGGCCGGTGCCGGGTGGGCATGGGCTGCGATCGCCGCGTACCTGAGGGTCCGCCGGGGCACGAGCGAGATCATCACGACGCTGCTGCTGAACTTCGTCGGCCTCGCGCTGGTGCTGCTGATGGTGCACGAGCCCAGCCTCCTTCGTCAGCCCGTCACGTCCTCGGAGACACTGCCGCAGTCCGCGCCGCTGATCGAGTCCGCGCACCTGCCGTTGCTGGGGATCGAGCGTTCGCCGGGAACGATCGCGCTGTGGATCGCCGTGGTCGCGGTGCTGATCGTGGGCGTGGTCCTGCGCCGGACGGCGGTCGGCGTGCGACTGCGCTCGGTCGGCCTGAACCCGGACGCGTCGGCGCGGCTGGGACTGCAGGTCGGGCGGCTGCGCTTCCTCAGCCTGTCTTCGGCAGGCGCGTTCTCCGGGCTCGCGGGCGGGATCCTCGTCGCGACGGCACCGTTCGTGCTCGTTGAAGGATTCTCCTCCGGCTATGGGTTCTCCGGGCTGGTCGTCGGACTCCTGGCGCGCGGTTCCATGCTCGCCGTCGGCGCCGTGTCGCTGCTCCTCGGATTCCTCGTGTCCGGCGGAATCAATTTGCAACTCGCAGCCGGTGTTCCGGCATCGACCGTCTCGATCGTGGAATCGCTCATGATCATCCTGATCGCGGGAGCGGTGCTGTGGACCGCGACGGGCCGGAGATCGAGATCCGCGGCCGCGCCGACGGCGAAGACCCACGACGTCCCCGACCTGGCAGGAGCGAAGAAATGA
- the sepH gene encoding septation protein SepH has protein sequence MRELRVIGLEPDGSHVVCADASTGEKFRLPADDKLRAASRGDIARLGQIEIEMDSQLRPREIQARIRAGASVEQVADEAGIPLAKVERFAYPVLLERSRAAEMAQGGHPVRDNGPAVPTLAEIVTQAFRARGHNIDDATWDAWRDEDNHWVAQLQWQAGRTTNAAHWRYQPDAHGGTIVALDDTAFDLIDPDFGRPLRGLAPVASDEPEQLELAEFPTEVEVPTIEPEEIIEADVTEEPEDEPAPSEEPAAPKIAPHQTNNKDKRGKPALPSWDDVLLGVRSSGR, from the coding sequence GTGCGAGAGCTTCGAGTGATCGGTCTCGAGCCAGATGGATCGCACGTCGTGTGCGCAGATGCCAGTACCGGCGAAAAATTCCGGCTTCCCGCCGATGACAAACTCCGCGCCGCATCCCGCGGGGACATCGCTCGACTCGGCCAGATTGAGATCGAAATGGACAGTCAGCTCAGGCCCCGTGAAATCCAGGCCCGCATCCGTGCCGGCGCCTCCGTCGAACAGGTGGCCGACGAGGCCGGCATCCCCCTGGCGAAGGTGGAGCGTTTCGCGTATCCGGTTCTGCTCGAACGCTCCCGTGCGGCCGAGATGGCGCAGGGCGGACACCCGGTCCGCGACAACGGCCCCGCCGTTCCCACTCTCGCCGAGATCGTCACGCAGGCGTTCCGCGCTCGGGGGCACAACATCGACGACGCCACCTGGGACGCGTGGCGCGACGAGGACAATCACTGGGTCGCCCAGCTGCAGTGGCAGGCCGGGCGGACCACCAACGCGGCGCACTGGCGGTACCAGCCGGACGCGCACGGTGGCACCATCGTCGCGCTCGACGACACCGCGTTCGACCTCATCGATCCCGACTTCGGCCGTCCGCTCCGCGGATTGGCGCCGGTGGCGTCCGACGAGCCGGAGCAACTCGAACTCGCCGAGTTCCCCACCGAGGTGGAGGTGCCGACAATCGAGCCCGAGGAGATCATCGAGGCCGACGTCACCGAGGAACCCGAGGACGAGCCCGCCCCGTCCGAAGAGCCCGCCGCACCCAAGATCGCCCCGCACCAGACGAACAACAAGGACAAGCGCGGCAAACCCGCCCTCCCGTCCTGGGACGACGTCCTGCTCGGTGTCCGCAGCAGCGGACGCTGA
- a CDS encoding ABC transporter ATP-binding protein, translating into MSTPALQLNGIGKSFGDVRALRGVDLSVQPGTVHCILGENGAGKSTLCNVVYGGLWPDTGTMTLAGRRYAPGSPAAAMADGVAMVHQHFSLIGTMTVAENLLLTGRGLRLRRAELRTRLDRLADDYHLRIDPDALVSAMPIGARQKVEIVKALLADPALILLDEPTGVLDPGEIDALIETCQAVAAAGKAVVLVTHKLGEVARVADAATVLRGGEVAGGGRMSELTIPQLTMAMVGRPVSELGPALAAGVGTESDSGAMPERRATGPVVLGLRGVRATRVDGSVALSGVGLEVRAGEIVGIAGVEGNGQSELVAVLSGATRPESGTVTLGDADITSASPAERTRLGLGVVPEDRHREAMVAELSLSENLFLGRLHRFRRMGLLDRSRMDAAARDLIEQFSVRTPGPGTSMGALSGGNQQKVVLARELSTEKLQCLVAAQPTRGLDIGAVEYVLNQLRGCASSGNAVLVVSSEISELLALCDRIFVSYRGALLGPVDTAAASAGQQIGELMTGTAA; encoded by the coding sequence ATGAGCACACCAGCACTGCAGCTCAACGGAATCGGGAAGAGCTTCGGCGACGTCCGGGCCCTCCGCGGTGTCGACCTGTCGGTGCAACCCGGCACGGTGCACTGCATCCTCGGGGAAAACGGGGCCGGGAAGTCGACGCTCTGCAACGTGGTGTACGGCGGTCTGTGGCCGGACACCGGAACGATGACCCTGGCCGGTCGCCGATACGCGCCCGGTTCGCCCGCGGCCGCGATGGCGGACGGCGTGGCGATGGTGCACCAGCACTTCAGTCTCATCGGCACGATGACCGTCGCCGAGAACCTGCTGCTCACCGGACGGGGACTGCGACTGCGCCGCGCGGAACTACGGACCCGCCTCGATCGACTCGCCGACGACTATCACCTGAGGATCGATCCGGACGCGCTGGTCTCCGCCATGCCGATCGGTGCGCGGCAGAAGGTCGAGATCGTGAAGGCCCTGCTCGCCGACCCCGCGCTGATCCTGCTGGACGAGCCGACCGGGGTACTCGATCCCGGCGAGATCGATGCCCTGATCGAGACGTGCCAGGCGGTCGCGGCGGCGGGCAAGGCGGTCGTCCTCGTCACCCACAAACTCGGTGAGGTGGCCCGGGTCGCGGACGCCGCGACCGTGCTGCGCGGAGGTGAGGTCGCAGGTGGGGGCCGCATGTCGGAGCTGACGATCCCCCAGCTGACGATGGCGATGGTCGGAAGACCGGTGTCCGAACTCGGTCCGGCGCTCGCCGCGGGCGTCGGTACGGAGAGCGACAGCGGCGCGATGCCCGAGCGGCGGGCGACCGGCCCCGTCGTCCTCGGGCTCCGCGGCGTCCGCGCCACCCGGGTGGACGGCAGTGTCGCCCTGTCCGGCGTGGGGCTCGAGGTGCGGGCCGGCGAGATCGTCGGAATCGCGGGCGTCGAGGGGAACGGGCAGAGCGAACTGGTCGCCGTGCTCTCCGGTGCCACCCGACCCGAGTCGGGCACGGTCACGCTCGGCGACGCCGACATCACGTCGGCATCCCCGGCCGAACGCACCCGCCTCGGTCTCGGGGTGGTGCCGGAGGACCGCCACCGGGAGGCGATGGTGGCGGAACTGTCCCTGTCGGAGAACCTCTTCCTCGGCCGCCTGCACCGCTTCCGCCGGATGGGCCTGCTCGACCGAAGTCGGATGGATGCCGCGGCCCGCGACCTGATCGAGCAGTTCTCGGTACGGACACCCGGACCGGGAACCTCCATGGGTGCGCTGTCGGGAGGCAATCAGCAGAAGGTCGTCCTGGCCCGCGAACTGTCCACGGAGAAGCTGCAGTGTCTGGTCGCGGCGCAGCCCACCCGCGGACTCGACATCGGGGCGGTCGAGTACGTCCTGAACCAACTCCGCGGCTGCGCCTCCTCGGGAAACGCAGTCCTGGTCGTGTCCAGCGAGATCTCCGAACTGCTCGCGCTGTGCGACCGCATCTTCGTCAGCTACCGCGGGGCCCTGCTGGGGCCCGTCGACACGGCGGCGGCCTCTGCGGGGCAGCAGATCGGTGAACTGATGACGGGAACGGCGGCATGA
- a CDS encoding TrmH family RNA methyltransferase, whose translation MVHVIDITDPADTRLDDFRDLNSSDRRPDLPEGKGLVIAEGVLVAQRLLTSRFDPIALLGVDRRLEELTDDLAHVDVPFYRTTADVMAEVVGFHLNRGVLAAARRPAPLELPDVLEHTRTVAVLEGVNDHENLGSMFRNAAGLGVDAVVFGKGCADPLYRRAVRVSMGHVLRVPFAHVTKWPHDLDALRERGFQLISLTPNPEAVTLAEAMTGEKVALLLGAEGPGLTEHAMRATDIRARIPMAPGTDSLNVATAAAMAFYERVRTGR comes from the coding sequence GTGGTTCACGTCATCGACATAACAGATCCGGCCGACACCAGGCTGGACGACTTCCGCGATCTCAATTCCTCGGACCGGCGTCCCGACCTCCCCGAGGGCAAGGGCCTGGTGATCGCGGAAGGCGTGCTGGTGGCGCAGCGCCTGCTCACCTCCCGGTTCGACCCGATCGCGCTGCTCGGCGTCGATCGGCGGCTGGAGGAACTCACGGACGACCTCGCACACGTGGACGTGCCGTTCTACCGGACGACGGCGGATGTCATGGCCGAGGTCGTCGGGTTCCACCTCAATCGGGGCGTGCTCGCGGCGGCGCGTCGCCCCGCGCCGCTCGAACTGCCGGACGTGCTCGAGCACACCCGGACGGTCGCGGTGCTCGAGGGCGTCAACGATCACGAGAACCTGGGCTCGATGTTCCGTAACGCGGCAGGGCTCGGCGTCGACGCCGTGGTGTTCGGCAAGGGCTGCGCCGACCCGCTGTACCGCCGGGCGGTCCGGGTGTCGATGGGGCACGTGCTCCGGGTCCCGTTCGCGCACGTCACGAAGTGGCCACACGACCTGGACGCTCTGCGGGAGCGGGGTTTCCAGCTGATCTCGCTGACCCCGAACCCCGAGGCGGTGACGCTCGCCGAGGCGATGACAGGGGAGAAGGTGGCGTTGCTGCTGGGCGCGGAAGGCCCCGGACTCACCGAACACGCCATGCGCGCCACGGACATTCGTGCCCGCATCCCGATGGCACCCGGAACGGACTCGCTCAATGTCGCGACGGCGGCGGCGATGGCGTTCTACGAGCGCGTCCGCACGGGTCGGTGA